Proteins encoded in a region of the Apostichopus japonicus isolate 1M-3 chromosome 19, ASM3797524v1, whole genome shotgun sequence genome:
- the LOC139960289 gene encoding uncharacterized protein: MGAVFDVFILLAFFSITIFGRCPDHSTGTLCASCENKTAYCSNRCIGNSPYSKNYLTQMCPGKISEIYNIDLSLNELIRFECPVDGPSVKHLNISHNNVRFDNCSNWEHYCENFFRRLRTIDLSYNRIQQTCNASAFGFIKLESVNLSHNEIKSLNNLPFVTSAKRLQTLDVSHNMVTYIPSTFFTERQDLIKVDLRFNSIQKIALHIEISDQRLCDSDNQLSIILSDDILSTLDVSLINENNNTCQELRNQTLCDGTAEYLYSNWNNMSCNLTSEIVKSAIAPLSIGNHMACNCHGYICEQDESTTIQPTYQVYCITTNAPLITTDTAYMRGTTSSLTPQSDETIVTIPVLTTTKELELELLFYLIPIAAVVLITCIFSVCVVRYLSQLASYTLSSNAVTNRQQMVPERPPKLPKKRKSSGKRPSSKFHKSTATKEEVAISPIDRSNGNVFTLRPLPSVPSMGNTTMITTTEEQNSSVKWQHSAKTGHSFKKIDHLASMQISCRYEDDVTLDGKENIPNGTRTASFYKEFSKSSIRQKKEMKRTQYTWSCDTKQEESPIVPPKLKNTRPVSPNDAHLSSPTALLDDQYERNGQIEMKELSSIKAKSTNNVYQRTTPYSRYSHAFREQGVKQLAKGGRKVVSCIVLDEQIAREVRDVSNLKRPLSMSNPFIFNTSIADNDNRLDIPKSSTVDSNTLIEQTCKVEMVTNGDENEIICANKEYKVDMNATDEEDRGTHLSDVVSEGALGTRNTLVVNVDVHPCPSSSSEMMAYPKTISHNAKFLDPKKFSKLSKKYEKGTI; this comes from the coding sequence ATGGGAGCTGTCTTTGATGTGTTCATCCTACTTGCGTTCTTCTCCATTACCATCTTCGGTAGATGTCCAGATCACTCTACTGGGACGCTTTGTGCATCCTGTGAGAATAAGACAGCATACTGCAGTAACAGATGTATAGGAAACTCACCGTATTCTAAGAATTACTTGACACAAATGTGCCCTGGtaaaatatcagaaatttaCAACATTGATCTTTCCTTAAATGAATTAATTCGTTTTGAATGCCCCGTCGATGGTCCTAGCGttaaacatttaaacatatcacataataaCGTTCGCTTTGACAATTGTTCAAACTGGGAACATTATTGTGAAAACTTTTTTCGTCGCTTACGAACAATAGATCTAAGTTATAACAGAATACAACAAACTTGCAACGCCTCTGCATTTGGTTTCATCAAGTTGGAAAGCGTGAATTTAAGTCACAACGAGATAAAATCTTTGAATAATCTTCCGTTTGTGACCTCAGCCAAAAGACTGCAAACACTTGATGTTAGTCACAATATGGTAACATACATACCATCAACATTCTTCACAGAGAGACAGGATCTGATTAAAGTTGATCTTCGCTTCAATTCCATTCAAAAGATCGCATTACACATTGAAATCTCCGACCAACGGTTGTGTGATTCAGACAACCAGTTATCTATAATCCTTTCGGACGATATTTTAAGCACATTGGACGTCTCgcttataaatgaaaataacaacaCTTGTCAAGAGTTGCGAAATCAAACTCTTTGCGATGGTACTGCGGAATATCTGTATAGCAACTGGAATAACATGAGTTGTAACTTAACGTCAGAAATTGTAAAGAGCGCCATCGCTCCTTTAAGCATAGGAAATCATATGGCATGTAATTGCCACGGTTATATATGCGAACAGGATGAAAGCACTACAATACAGCCTACATATCAGGTGTACTGCATAACTACAAACGCACCACTTATAACCACAGATACAGCTTATATGAGGGGAACTACATCTTCCCTTACCCCTCAATCAGATGAAACTATTGTAACCATTCCGGTCCTGACAACCACCAAAGAATTAGAACTAGAACTGCTGTTCTACCTTATCCCGATAGCAGCTGTTGTATTGATAACGTGTATATTTTCAGTATGCGTGGTTAGGTACCTATCACAATTAGCATCGTACACTCTGTCGTCGAATGCAGTAACAAACAGGCAACAAATGGTACCAGAAAGGCCTCCAAAATTACCGAAAAAGAGAAAATCTTCTGGAAAACGACCGTCTTCAAAGTTTCACAAATCTACAGCAACTAAGGAAGAAGTGGCGATATCTCCTATCGATCGTTCCAATGGCAATGTATTCACTTTAAGGCCTCTTCCTTCGGTACCATCGATGGGGAATACAACAATGATTACAACAACCGAGGAACAAAATTCGTCTGTGAAATGGCAGCATTCTGCTAAAACTGGCCATTCATTCAAGAAGATTGACCATCTAGCTTCTATGCAAATATCATGCAGATATGAAGATGACGTAACACTagatggaaaagaaaatatcccCAATGGAACAAGAACGGCTAGTTTTTACAAGGAATTTTCTAAATCAAGTATAAGACAAAAGAAGGAAATGAAACGAACTCAATACACGTGGTCATGTGACACGAAACAAGAAGAATCACCAATTGTCCCTCCTAAGTTAAAGAATACTCGGCCTGTTTCGCCAAATGATGCTCACCTCTCATCTCCAACTGCTTTATTGGATGATCAATATGAGAGGAATGGGCAAATTGAAATGAAGGAACTGTCATCAATCAAAGCTAAATCAACAAACAACGTTTACCAACGAACTACACCTTATTCTAGGTATTCACATGCGTTTAGGGAACAGGGGGTTAAACAGCTTGCAAAAGGTGGGAGAAAGGTTGTTTCTTGCATAGTTCTAGATGAACAAATTGCAAGAGAAGTCCGAGACGTTTCGAATTTGAAACGACCCTTGAGCATGTCTAATCCTTTTATATTTAATACGTCTATCGCAGACAATGACAACAGATTAGACATACCAAAATCATCTACTGTAGATAGCAATACTCTCATAGAACAAACTTGCAAAGTGGAAATGGTTACTAATGGAGATGAAAATGAAATCATATGTGCAAACAAGGAGTACAAAGTGGACATGAATGCTACAGATGAGGAAGACAGAGGAACACATTTGTCAGATGTTGTCAGTGAGGGAGCTTTGGGGACGAGAAACACTTTGGTGGTTAACGTTGATGTACATCCATGTCCAAGTTCAAGTTCGGAAATGATGGCATATCCTAAGACAATTTCTCATAATGCTAAATTTCTAGATCCAAAGAAATTTTCTAAACTTAgtaagaaatatgaaaaagggACGATATAA
- the LOC139960293 gene encoding uncharacterized protein, with product MDIVFNVVILIALFSITIFGRCPDHSTGTLCSSCENNTADCSNRCIGNSPYSNNYLTHICEGIYDNIDLSFNKLIRCECPVSGPSVISLNISHNNISFDNCSNWEGYCGSFFRRLRTIDLSYNRIQQTCNASAFGFIKLESVNLSHNEIKSLDSLPFVTSAKRLQTLDVSHNMITCVPSTFFIERNNLIKVDLRFNFIQKIALHFDISDQRLCDSDNKLCIIISGEILSKLDVSLIIEKSYTCAELRNQTLCDGTLEYLYPNSNNLSCNSTSKVLESTFIPSNIENQLACRCQGNICEQNESSIQQPSYIVSCVNIDVTNAPLMTTVPLTTQPQDTSESTTQTGNTKLSMNVVIFCFFFVVIFMVITIVFVCLSFHFVTKNVLETAKHCPQDYEKINHQYGPKLCITANLGLPSTQNTPLFEEYDEIPFAADGNRRRSSVSDGKHTDESLDRSVTKEQPIDVANLARDDVMCCEALPIVQTLQRNPSETEIDQSEINIGNGQPKIESHETESSIIHIYESSYVAQRDEIVTSSNKPIESCTNTNEDPITEWHSYERCIQETSLHPNEQPKAVNSESNLSNKEMHDFFNKQDILVEMHAVHESQEPPSYESTLTKTPSMSHNEPVSTFSDAHVYEHNITKTSSSDTELKPSDIHTEFDKAVTNCGEPKNAHNIMKTSSSDTELKSADIHREYVKPVTSLGEPKDAHVYEYTIIKSSSADTEVKPSDIDR from the coding sequence ATGGATATTGTCTTTAATGTGGTGATCCTAATTGCGCTCTTCTCCATTACCATCTTCGGTAGATGTCCGGATCACTCTACGGGGACGCTTTGTTCATCCTGTGAGAATAACACAGCAGATTGCAGTAACAGATGTATAGGAAACTCACCGTATTCTAATAATTACTTAACACATATTTGTGAAGGTATATATGACAACATCGATCTTTcctttaataaattaattcGTTGTGAATGCCCCGTTAGTGGTCCTAGCGTTATATCTTTaaacatatcacataataaCATATCCTTCGACAATTGCTCAAACTGGGAAGGTTACTGTGGATCCTTTTTTCGTCGCTTACGAACAATAGATCTAAGCTATAACAGAATACAACAAACTTGCAACGCCTCTGCATTTGGTTTCATCAAGTTGGAAAGCGTGAATCTGAGTCACAACGAGATAAAATCTTTGGATAGTCTTCCTTTTGTGACCTCAGCCAAAAGACTGCAAACACTTGATGTAAGTCACAATATGATAACATGTGTACCATCAACATTCTTCATAGAGAGAAATAATCTTATTAAAGTTGATCTTCGCTTCAATTTCATTCAAAAGATCGCATTACACTTTGATATCTCCGACCAACGGTTGTGTGATTCAGACAACAAATTATGTATAATCATTTCGGGagaaattttgagcaaattagACGTCTCGCTTATCATTGAAAAGAGCTACACATGTGCAGAGTTGAGAAACCAAACTCTTTGTGATGGTACTCTGGAATATCTTTACCCCAACTCGAATAACTTGAGTTGTAACTCAACGTCAAAAGTTTTAGAGAGCACCTTCATTCCttcaaatatagaaaatcagTTAGCATGTCGTTGCCAAGGTAATATATGCGAACAAAATGAAAGCAGCATACAGCAACCTTCATATATTGTATCTTGCGTAAATATCGATGTCACAAACGCACCACTTATGACTACAGTTCCTCTCACGACTCAACCACAGGATACTAGTGAATCGACAACGCAAACAGGGAATACAAAGTTGAGTATGAATGtggttattttttgtttttttttcgtggtTATCTTTATGGTCATTACAATAGTATTTGTGTGTCTTTCATTCCATTTTGTCACCAAAAACGTATTAGAAACAGCGAAACATTGTCCACAAGATTATGAAAAAATTAATCACCAGTACGGACCTAAACTATGCATTACTGCTAACTTGGGATTGCCATCCACACAAAATACGCCGTTATTTGAGGAATATGATGAAATTCCTTTTGCTGCAGATGGCAACCGCCGTCGAAGTTCAGTTTCAGATGGAAAACACACGGATGAGTCCCTCGATCGTAGCGTAACAAAAGAGCAACCGATAGATGTAGCAAATCTTGCCAGAGACGACGTTATGTGTTGTGAAGCATTGCCAATCGTACAAACATTACAGCGAAATCCAAGTGAAACTGAGATTGACcaatcagaaataaatattggaAACGGTCAACCAAAAATTGAATCCCATGAAACAGAAAGTAGCATTATTCACATTTATGAATCATCTTACGTTGCACAACGTGACGAAATCGTGACGTCATCGAATAAACCGATAGAGTCCTGTACAAATACCAATGAAGATCCAATTACAGAATGGCATTCATATGAACGTTGCATACAGGAAACATCATTACACCCTAACGAACAACCGAAAGCCGTAAATAGTGAAAGCAATCTTTCAAATAAAGAGATGCACGACTTTTTCAATAAGCAAGACATACTTGTAGAAATGCACGCTGTCCATGAGTCACAAGAACCTCCTTCTTATGAAAGTACTTTAACGAAGACTCCCTCGATGTCCCATAACGAACCAGTAAGTACATTCAGTGACGCACATGTCTATGAACATAACATTACCAAGACGTCTTCTTCTGATACTGAACTAAAACCTAGTGATATCCATACAGAGTTTGACAAAGCAGTTACTAACTGTGGTGAACCAAAGAACGCACATAACATTATGAAGACGTCTTCCTCTGATACTGAATTGAAATCTGCTGACATCCATAGAGAGTATGTCAAACCAGTAACTAGCTTGGGTGAACCAAAGGACGCACATGTCTATGAATATACCATTATCAAGTCGTCTTCCGCTGATACCGAAGTGAAACCTAGCGACATTGATCGATAG